GCTTTTTCCAGATCTTCCGGGGTATCAATTTCCACACCCATATATTCTGTTACTACCATTTTCATCGGGATACCATTTTCCAGGTAGCGCAGGCATTCGATTTTCTCTGCCAGTTCCAGCGGTGTTGGTTCCAGTTTGGTGAATTTCATCAGGGTATCTTTACGGAAAGCATAGATACCGATATGTTCGTAGTAAATGGATTGTACGTCTTTAGCGCGTGGATAAGGGATAATGGAGCGGGAAAAGAAGAGGGCATTGAATTTTTTATCTACCGCAACTTTCACATAGTTAGGGTCTGCGATGGATTTTTCATCGGTAAGTACCTGCATTAATGAAGCTACCTGTACCTGTTTACCTTCTTCCCCTTCAAATACTTTGAGCAGTTTCTCCAATGGTTCTTTCTGGGTAAAAGGTTCATCGCCCTGTACATTCACTACGATTTCATAGTCCAGCAGCTCCATGGCCTCTGCGATACGGTCGGTACCACATTCATGCTCTTTTCTGCTCATAACGGCTTTACCGCCGTTGCTTACTATCTCTTCAAAAATAACATCACTGTCGGTTACCACCATTACTTCATCAAATACGCCTGTGTTCACAGTTGATTCGTAAGTACGAAGTATGACGGATTTATCGCCCAGTTTGGCCATCATCTTGCCCGGAAAACGGGTAGCGCCATAACGGGCAGGTATTAACGCTATTTTCTTCATGCGAATATATTTAAAGTATAAAGGCGCATCCGGACAGCCGACACGACTATCCGGTTACGCCTTTAACA
This window of the Chitinophaga sp. Cy-1792 genome carries:
- the kdsB gene encoding 3-deoxy-manno-octulosonate cytidylyltransferase yields the protein MKKIALIPARYGATRFPGKMMAKLGDKSVILRTYESTVNTGVFDEVMVVTDSDVIFEEIVSNGGKAVMSRKEHECGTDRIAEAMELLDYEIVVNVQGDEPFTQKEPLEKLLKVFEGEEGKQVQVASLMQVLTDEKSIADPNYVKVAVDKKFNALFFSRSIIPYPRAKDVQSIYYEHIGIYAFRKDTLMKFTKLEPTPLELAEKIECLRYLENGIPMKMVVTEYMGVEIDTPEDLEKAAKLL